In the Flavobacterium sp. J372 genome, one interval contains:
- a CDS encoding AIR synthase related protein: MTNATSGRYSQRGVSAAKEDVHNAIKNIDKGLFPKAFCKIVPDYLTGDDNYCLIMHADGAGTKSSLAYMYWKETGDISVWKGIAQDALIMNIDDLLCVGAVDNIMLSSTIGRNKNLVPGEVISAIINGTEELIDELKSFGVTIHSTGGETADVGDLVRTIIVDSTVTARMKRSDVIDNANIRPGDVIVGLASFGQASYEKQYNGGMGSNGLTSARHDVFGKGLAQKYPESYDAAVPAELVYSGNTGLTDTVEGSPLDAGQLVLSPTRTYAPIIKKILEKYTPQDIHGMVHCSGGAQTKVLHFADNVHVVKDNLFPVPPLFRLIQEQSGTDWKEMYQVFNCGHRMELYVPEAISQDIIAISQSFNVDAQVVGRVSPLTPEGGITKKLTIKSEYGVFEY, encoded by the coding sequence ATGACCAATGCTACCAGCGGGCGCTATAGCCAGAGGGGTGTTTCTGCCGCGAAGGAAGACGTACACAACGCCATCAAGAATATAGACAAAGGCCTGTTCCCGAAGGCTTTCTGCAAAATTGTACCTGACTACCTTACCGGAGATGATAACTACTGCCTCATTATGCATGCCGACGGTGCCGGCACCAAGTCGTCACTCGCATATATGTACTGGAAGGAAACCGGTGATATCTCGGTGTGGAAAGGCATTGCGCAGGATGCCCTTATCATGAATATAGACGACCTGCTTTGCGTAGGCGCCGTTGATAATATTATGCTGTCGAGTACCATCGGGCGGAACAAGAATTTAGTTCCGGGTGAAGTGATTTCTGCCATTATCAACGGGACAGAAGAACTTATCGATGAGCTGAAATCGTTCGGCGTAACCATACATTCCACCGGCGGCGAGACTGCCGATGTGGGCGACCTCGTCCGCACCATAATCGTCGACAGCACAGTTACCGCCCGTATGAAACGGAGCGATGTAATTGACAATGCCAACATACGTCCGGGCGATGTTATTGTAGGGCTGGCCTCCTTCGGGCAGGCAAGCTACGAGAAGCAATACAACGGCGGTATGGGCAGCAACGGACTCACTTCAGCGCGCCATGATGTTTTCGGCAAAGGCCTCGCACAAAAATACCCTGAAAGCTATGATGCGGCTGTCCCGGCTGAACTTGTCTATTCAGGCAATACCGGACTAACCGACACTGTTGAAGGCTCACCGCTTGATGCCGGCCAGCTGGTACTTTCGCCAACACGCACCTATGCGCCCATCATCAAAAAGATATTAGAGAAGTATACTCCACAAGATATCCACGGCATGGTACACTGCAGTGGCGGCGCCCAAACCAAAGTGCTGCATTTTGCAGATAACGTACATGTGGTGAAAGACAACCTGTTTCCCGTTCCGCCTCTTTTCAGGCTCATACAGGAGCAAAGCGGCACCGACTGGAAAGAGATGTACCAAGTGTTTAATTGCGGGCACAGGATGGAGCTGTACGTGCCTGAAGCAATATCGCAGGATATTATTGCCATCTCGCAATCATTCAATGTTGATGCGCAGGTTGTGGGCAGGGTTAGCCCCCTAACCCCCGAAGGGGGAATCACAAAAAAGCTCACGATTAAAAGTGAGTACGGGGTGTTTGAGTATTAA
- a CDS encoding YqjF family protein: MTSKRTFLNGQWRKLVMINYAIDPKILEPYVPFNTSIDLWNDTCYVSLVGFMFVDVSVLKLRIPWHINFEEVNLRFYVKYGNDIAYKRGVVFIKEIVPRPALSFVANTLYGENYETMPMRHSWVEGDDSLTVEYGWKKGEWNSLKVVADKTPVDIKPYSEEEFITEHFWGYTKLSKFRTSEYEVAHPRWQIYPIKDYEVDVDFGKVYGNDFAFLKDEKPVSVYLAEGSEIQVKQGARIK, encoded by the coding sequence ATGACTTCAAAACGTACCTTCCTCAACGGCCAGTGGCGCAAGCTGGTAATGATAAATTACGCCATCGACCCGAAAATTCTGGAGCCATATGTGCCTTTCAACACCAGCATAGACTTGTGGAATGACACCTGCTACGTAAGCCTTGTCGGTTTTATGTTTGTTGATGTGAGCGTGCTTAAGCTGCGCATACCGTGGCACATCAATTTTGAGGAAGTGAACCTGCGTTTTTACGTCAAGTACGGCAATGACATTGCGTACAAGCGCGGCGTGGTGTTCATTAAAGAGATTGTACCAAGGCCGGCACTGAGTTTTGTTGCGAATACCCTTTACGGCGAAAACTACGAAACCATGCCTATGCGCCACAGTTGGGTTGAAGGCGATGATTCGCTCACCGTAGAATACGGCTGGAAGAAAGGGGAGTGGAACAGCCTTAAAGTTGTGGCAGATAAGACGCCTGTCGATATCAAGCCCTACAGCGAAGAGGAATTTATCACCGAGCATTTCTGGGGATATACAAAGCTGAGTAAATTCCGGACATCAGAGTATGAAGTGGCTCACCCGCGTTGGCAGATTTACCCCATAAAAGATTATGAAGTAGATGTAGATTTCGGAAAAGTTTACGGTAATGATTTCGCTTTCCTGAAAGATGAAAAGCCGGTATCGGTCTACCTTGCAGAAGGCAGCG